A stretch of Parvimonas micra DNA encodes these proteins:
- a CDS encoding lysoplasmalogenase family protein produces the protein MNNGIFKIISYLILLIYTLFTFGNLYMILQKKNTERNFFNVLLMPLLALFYFFRFKNHDILIYLAILFFWFGDILFTRRNKKNIIMGLPLFIIEMTFYIIKLVNFIKITNLNYLLTILLMVLYFGFVAFEIIVSFEYASEYFRKDIIYLYAFAFFNATLCILTILTGIFNYRSGVLFLIFGSNLFLISNSLFLFVAFIKNNRFFNICTTFTYSIAKFLLIMGFGLLLI, from the coding sequence ATGAACAACGGGATATTTAAAATTATTTCGTACCTGATTTTATTAATTTATACATTATTTACCTTTGGTAATTTATATATGATATTACAAAAAAAGAATACGGAAAGAAATTTTTTCAATGTATTATTAATGCCATTATTGGCATTATTCTATTTTTTTAGATTTAAAAATCACGATATTTTAATATATCTAGCTATTTTATTCTTCTGGTTTGGAGATATTTTATTCACTAGAAGAAATAAGAAAAACATAATTATGGGTCTTCCTTTATTTATTATCGAAATGACTTTTTATATAATAAAACTCGTAAATTTCATAAAAATAACGAATTTAAACTATTTACTTACAATATTACTAATGGTATTGTATTTTGGATTTGTAGCTTTTGAAATTATTGTTTCATTTGAATATGCGAGTGAATACTTTAGAAAAGATATAATATATCTTTATGCATTTGCATTTTTTAATGCAACTCTTTGTATTTTGACTATTTTAACTGGAATTTTCAATTACAGAAGTGGTGTATTGTTTTTGATTTTCGGAAGTAATCTATTCCTTATATCAAACTCATTATTTTTGTTTGTTGCATTTATTAAAAACAATAGATTTTTTAACATCTGTACAACATTTACCTATTCAATTGCAAAATTTCTTTTAATAATGGGTTTTGGACTATTGTTAATATAA
- the rpiB gene encoding ribose 5-phosphate isomerase B, with protein MKIIIGNDHSAVEMKNELVKFLEEMGHEVINVGTDETKSVDYPLFGQAVCKKVLENKNSLGIAICGTGIGISIACNKVKGIRAGLCSESFSARMTRKHNNANVLCLGARVTGIELAKDIVKTFIEEDFEGGRHQKRIDMLEEK; from the coding sequence ATGAAGATAATAATAGGTAATGATCATTCCGCAGTTGAAATGAAAAATGAATTAGTAAAATTTTTAGAAGAAATGGGACATGAAGTTATAAATGTAGGAACAGATGAAACTAAAAGCGTGGATTATCCACTTTTTGGGCAAGCTGTTTGTAAAAAAGTTTTAGAAAATAAAAATTCTTTAGGAATTGCAATTTGTGGAACAGGTATCGGAATTTCAATAGCTTGTAACAAGGTTAAAGGAATTCGTGCAGGTCTTTGTAGTGAAAGTTTTTCAGCTAGAATGACAAGAAAACATAATAATGCAAATGTTCTTTGTTTGGGGGCAAGAGTTACTGGAATTGAACTAGCAAAAGACATTGTAAAAACTTTTATTGAAGAGGACTTCGAGGGTGGTCGTCATCAAAAAAGAATAGACATGTTAGAAGAAAAATAG
- a CDS encoding C69 family dipeptidase — protein sequence MCTTILIGKKASYDGSTLVARIEDSSAGMFKSKKFIVVEPKDQPIHYKSVRTDCKIELPKNPMRYTCLPNVKKWRGVWGACGVNEKNVSMTATETITTNERVLGADPLVEFEPDIIKKGGIGEEDFVVITLPYINSAKEGVERLGALIEKYGTYESNGIAFQDVDSIWWFETIGGHHWIARRVPDEVYVVMPNQFGLDHFDFEDAYGAKEEFMCSSDLKEFVEENFLDLSLGKLIDEFDEDYDEDYEEPFNPRVAFGSHSDADHTYNTPRAWVMLRYFNPNTFDWDGEDAEFKPHSDNLPWCMIPEKKITIEDVKYIMSNHYQGTPYDPYLKNGDLSQRGKFRPIGINRNDVLALVQIRPYMPEEIRSIEWLSFGSNVFNAIVPYYANITKTPEYLENTTLTPSTDNFYWINRIIGALCDAHFPSTASHVERYQNAVQSKCREFLNKYDKEFLKKKSKIKNVHEFLEKANDEITDFVKDQTNDLLDKTLFTASCEMKNGFSRSDA from the coding sequence ATGTGTACTACAATTCTTATAGGTAAAAAAGCAAGTTATGACGGTTCAACTTTGGTTGCTCGTATTGAAGATTCTTCAGCGGGAATGTTTAAATCAAAAAAATTTATCGTTGTTGAGCCTAAGGATCAACCAATTCATTATAAATCTGTTCGTACAGATTGTAAAATTGAATTGCCTAAAAATCCAATGCGTTATACTTGTCTTCCAAATGTAAAAAAATGGCGTGGAGTCTGGGGAGCTTGTGGTGTTAATGAAAAAAATGTTTCAATGACTGCAACAGAAACTATTACTACAAATGAAAGAGTTTTGGGAGCAGATCCTTTAGTGGAATTTGAACCTGACATTATAAAAAAAGGTGGAATAGGTGAAGAAGATTTTGTTGTAATTACTCTTCCTTATATAAATAGTGCTAAGGAAGGTGTTGAAAGACTTGGTGCATTAATAGAAAAATATGGAACTTATGAAAGTAACGGAATTGCTTTTCAAGATGTAGATTCTATTTGGTGGTTTGAAACAATCGGCGGTCATCACTGGATAGCAAGAAGAGTTCCTGACGAGGTTTATGTTGTAATGCCAAATCAATTCGGACTTGATCATTTTGATTTTGAAGATGCTTACGGAGCAAAAGAAGAATTTATGTGTTCATCAGATTTGAAAGAATTTGTTGAAGAGAATTTCCTTGACTTATCTCTTGGCAAATTGATTGATGAATTTGATGAAGATTATGATGAGGATTATGAAGAACCTTTCAATCCGAGAGTTGCTTTTGGAAGTCATTCTGATGCGGATCATACTTACAACACACCTCGTGCTTGGGTAATGCTAAGATATTTCAATCCAAATACTTTTGATTGGGATGGAGAAGATGCTGAGTTTAAGCCACATAGTGATAATCTTCCTTGGTGCATGATTCCTGAAAAGAAGATTACAATAGAAGATGTTAAATATATTATGTCTAATCACTATCAAGGAACTCCTTATGACCCATATCTAAAGAATGGAGATTTATCACAAAGGGGTAAATTTAGACCTATAGGTATAAATCGTAATGATGTTTTGGCTTTGGTTCAAATAAGACCTTATATGCCTGAAGAAATTAGAAGTATTGAGTGGCTATCCTTCGGTTCAAATGTATTTAATGCAATTGTTCCATATTATGCAAATATTACTAAAACACCTGAATATTTGGAAAATACAACTCTTACTCCTTCAACAGATAATTTCTATTGGATAAATCGTATTATCGGAGCACTTTGCGATGCGCATTTTCCATCAACTGCTTCTCATGTTGAAAGATATCAAAATGCAGTTCAATCAAAATGTCGTGAATTCTTGAATAAATATGATAAAGAATTTTTGAAGAAAAAATCAAAGATAAAGAATGTTCATGAATTTTTAGAAAAAGCAAATGATGAGATAACAGATTTTGTAAAAGACCAAACAAATGATTTACTTGATAAAACACTTTTCACAGCAAGTTGTGAAATGAAAAACGGATTTTCAAGATCAGATGCTTAA
- a CDS encoding KAP family P-loop NTPase fold protein — protein MEKEKKYFKEHYRKLKKKTKNFIRPKKRKYLELKKRIKNPIISLKYYREIKKKISLNSIIISSILIIISYYLFKDAILSIINNIVYNFNNKYSLQLNYELFRKIPNIFYLILLFYFIVFCKKHITSKNINIIDKIIIYTIIFSLVSLLVVKIKNEVFLIFISFLFILIIRFIFYTINNKEKNINNIRTLVDIYNGDYCLIGLVHMIIKDSDKIREDLFERNQIIDNLCYSIITSIDSIDCFTIGVVGNWGSGKSTILELTKKAMRKKFLIDYDVVIIDDFDPWAIKSQDSLILAMYNTIIENLGESIGYFKRKKVQNALINISTSVPYIGKGIGNFFDNRVDDYTEYKEIKNELEEKLKKSNKRFVFIIDNLDRMNSDNIIFLLTLIETLFKLPRITYIVAYDKDRLKDIFNKKTDKIDPQYIEKIINKEIKVPEISNLEKQRIFYDCLKNLMVYDSDYKCNSSISNQKIEDINNDILTKVALKFNNTRDFIRFLNFIIYDILFTPLNRLDFLIIKLIEFLDYQLYNKISKNKNFITSKVENINYCTEKEIAFFKEIKESEFFDLLQLLSLKSTNFYNLVKDSPEEKNPICDINSEILRGSICNNDSFEDYFSSNIFTKEYKELIQCFKLANNVEYNIISEFFNKNNKYLEYYYLNSLWKYLLNIISKKDSSTEYFRMGLFCYFINKSKSYLYCNNENKSSISSMMDQIFRLIFGLIKEFPYWEDELFSKKEVFSSKEIKQFLEKLEYSYDSEIYRQTMQNIENMLKLEETIYNKELTNAIKIALKEIENDKNNIK, from the coding sequence ATGGAAAAGGAAAAAAAGTATTTTAAAGAACATTATAGAAAACTAAAGAAAAAAACAAAAAATTTCATTAGACCAAAAAAGAGAAAATACTTAGAATTAAAGAAGAGAATCAAAAATCCAATTATTTCTCTAAAATACTATAGAGAAATAAAGAAAAAAATTAGCTTAAATTCTATTATTATTTCATCAATCTTAATAATAATTTCATATTACCTATTTAAAGATGCTATTTTATCTATTATAAATAATATCGTATATAATTTTAACAACAAATATTCCCTACAATTAAATTATGAATTATTTAGAAAAATCCCTAATATATTTTACCTTATTCTATTATTTTACTTTATCGTTTTTTGTAAAAAACATATAACTTCAAAAAATATTAATATAATTGATAAAATAATTATATATACTATAATTTTTTCATTAGTTTCTTTATTAGTAGTTAAAATAAAAAATGAAGTATTTTTGATATTTATATCATTTTTATTTATACTAATAATTAGATTTATCTTTTATACTATAAACAATAAAGAAAAAAATATCAATAATATAAGAACTTTAGTTGATATTTATAATGGAGATTATTGCTTAATCGGTTTAGTACACATGATAATTAAAGATAGTGACAAAATCAGAGAAGATTTGTTTGAAAGAAATCAAATTATTGATAACCTATGCTATTCAATAATAACTTCAATAGATTCTATAGATTGTTTTACAATTGGAGTTGTAGGAAATTGGGGAAGTGGTAAAAGTACGATTTTAGAATTAACAAAAAAAGCTATGAGAAAAAAATTTCTAATAGATTATGATGTAGTTATAATTGATGACTTTGACCCATGGGCGATTAAATCTCAAGACTCTTTAATTTTAGCAATGTATAATACAATAATAGAAAATTTAGGAGAAAGTATTGGATATTTTAAAAGAAAAAAAGTTCAGAATGCACTTATTAATATATCTACAAGTGTTCCATATATTGGTAAAGGAATTGGAAACTTTTTTGATAATAGAGTTGATGATTATACTGAATATAAGGAAATTAAAAACGAATTGGAAGAAAAATTGAAGAAATCAAATAAACGTTTTGTTTTTATTATAGATAATTTAGATAGAATGAATTCAGATAATATAATTTTTCTACTAACTCTTATAGAAACTCTTTTTAAATTACCAAGAATAACATATATTGTAGCTTATGATAAAGACAGATTAAAAGATATTTTTAATAAAAAAACAGACAAAATTGACCCTCAATATATCGAAAAGATTATTAATAAAGAAATCAAAGTCCCAGAAATTAGTAATCTGGAAAAACAACGAATATTTTATGATTGTTTAAAAAACTTAATGGTATATGATAGTGATTACAAATGTAATAGTTCAATTAGTAATCAAAAGATTGAAGATATTAACAATGATATCTTAACAAAAGTTGCTTTAAAATTTAATAATACTAGAGACTTTATAAGATTTTTAAATTTTATAATATATGATATTCTTTTTACACCCTTGAACCGATTAGATTTTCTAATTATTAAATTAATAGAGTTTTTGGATTATCAGTTATACAACAAAATTTCAAAAAATAAAAATTTCATTACTTCAAAAGTTGAAAATATAAATTATTGTACCGAAAAAGAAATAGCATTTTTTAAAGAAATAAAAGAAAGTGAATTTTTTGATTTGCTACAACTATTATCATTAAAATCAACAAATTTTTATAATTTGGTAAAAGACTCTCCTGAAGAAAAAAATCCTATTTGTGATATTAATTCAGAAATTTTAAGAGGTTCTATTTGTAATAATGATAGCTTTGAAGATTATTTTTCTTCTAATATATTTACCAAAGAATATAAAGAATTAATACAGTGCTTTAAATTAGCAAATAACGTTGAATATAATATAATATCGGAGTTTTTTAATAAAAACAATAAATATTTAGAATATTATTATCTTAATTCTTTATGGAAATATTTATTAAACATCATTTCAAAAAAAGATTCATCTACAGAGTACTTTAGAATGGGCTTATTCTGTTATTTTATAAATAAATCTAAATCTTATTTATATTGTAATAACGAGAATAAAAGTTCAATAAGTTCTATGATGGATCAAATTTTCCGTTTAATATTTGGATTAATAAAAGAATTTCCTTATTGGGAAGATGAACTCTTTTCTAAAAAAGAAGTATTTTCCTCAAAAGAAATTAAGCAATTTTTAGAAAAACTAGAATATTCGTATGATTCAGAGATATATAGACAAACTATGCAAAATATAGAGAATATGTTAAAATTAGAAGAAACAATATATAATAAAGAACTTACCAATGCAATAAAAATTGCTTTAAAAGAAATAGAGAACGATAAAAACAATATAAAATAA
- a CDS encoding peptidoglycan amidohydrolase family protein, whose protein sequence is MIDIEKAIKWFENRKGKVSYSMQNRNGSSSYDCSSSIYYALRSAGAKSNGWTIDTKHEHSWLTENGFEKITDNLPWNAKRGDIFIWGKKENNSASFGHTGIFIDENRIIHCNYSANGISVDNHDKLWVYAGRPHYFVYRLKEFQNEGEYMELLDIKSKIKGFYSIDSLPWFCEDKSMIGTTQNHQGEEVTLTRKWGSYYYVKELKGWVDYRAFINEKAIREVAKEVIQGNWGNGELRRARLENAGYNYEEVQKEVNRLLKSK, encoded by the coding sequence ATGATAGATATTGAAAAGGCGATAAAGTGGTTTGAAAACAGAAAAGGCAAGGTTTCTTATTCTATGCAAAATAGGAATGGATCTTCCAGTTATGATTGTTCATCTTCCATATATTATGCACTTAGGTCTGCAGGGGCAAAAAGCAATGGTTGGACTATTGACACCAAACACGAACATTCATGGCTTACAGAGAATGGTTTTGAAAAGATAACAGATAATCTTCCTTGGAATGCCAAAAGAGGAGATATTTTTATCTGGGGAAAAAAGGAAAATAATAGCGCGAGTTTTGGACATACTGGAATTTTCATTGACGAAAATAGAATTATTCATTGTAATTATTCTGCAAATGGAATTTCTGTAGATAATCACGATAAACTCTGGGTTTATGCAGGCAGACCACATTATTTTGTATATAGATTAAAAGAATTTCAAAATGAAGGAGAATATATGGAGCTTTTGGATATAAAGAGTAAAATTAAAGGCTTCTATTCAATCGACAGCTTACCTTGGTTTTGTGAAGATAAAAGTATGATTGGAACAACTCAAAATCATCAAGGAGAAGAAGTAACTTTAACTCGAAAATGGGGAAGTTATTACTATGTAAAGGAATTAAAAGGCTGGGTTGATTACAGAGCTTTTATAAATGAAAAAGCTATAAGAGAAGTTGCGAAAGAAGTCATTCAAGGAAACTGGGGCAATGGCGAATTAAGACGTGCAAGACTTGAAAATGCAGGATACAATTATGAGGAAGTACAAAAGGAAGTCAACAGATTATTAAAAAGTAAATAG
- a CDS encoding sigma-70 family RNA polymerase sigma factor: protein MYDREKIIEDFSPLIKASIKKYFANYISYEDAYQDGVVKILELLESYKGGGKVSLECYLKYQLKFFYMQKFFKRKKETEKTYSKIYQTKDDETIEVLELIVDENADTQKDVETNELNKKIREIVSTLPQKQREVIEYKFYENLKNKEIAERMKIKEDTVKEYYKIAKKKLKVKFLENEIDIREL, encoded by the coding sequence ATGTACGACAGAGAGAAAATTATAGAAGATTTTAGCCCTTTGATTAAAGCGAGTATAAAAAAGTATTTTGCAAATTACATAAGTTATGAAGATGCGTATCAAGACGGAGTTGTAAAAATTTTGGAGCTTTTGGAGAGCTATAAAGGTGGTGGAAAAGTTTCACTTGAATGCTATTTAAAATATCAATTAAAATTTTTTTATATGCAAAAATTTTTTAAAAGAAAAAAAGAAACTGAAAAGACATATTCTAAAATATATCAGACAAAAGATGATGAGACAATTGAAGTTTTGGAGCTTATTGTTGATGAAAATGCAGATACACAAAAAGATGTTGAAACAAATGAATTGAATAAAAAGATAAGAGAAATTGTGTCCACTCTCCCCCAAAAGCAAAGAGAGGTTATAGAATACAAATTTTATGAAAATTTAAAAAATAAAGAAATTGCGGAGAGAATGAAAATAAAGGAAGACACCGTTAAGGAGTATTATAAAATAGCAAAGAAAAAACTTAAAGTTAAATTTTTAGAAAATGAGATAGATATTAGAGAGTTATAG
- a CDS encoding YvrJ family protein — MENIIASISNVGFPVALSVFLLLRFEKKIDELTKAINELVVKLK, encoded by the coding sequence ATGGAAAATATAATTGCAAGTATTTCAAATGTAGGCTTTCCTGTTGCTCTTTCTGTATTCTTATTGCTTAGGTTTGAAAAGAAGATTGACGAACTTACAAAGGCTATAAATGAATTAGTTGTTAAACTTAAATAG
- a CDS encoding CD0519/CD1768 family membrane protein produces the protein MEEKNIGRFKKDIGLENFLCLGLFLTFFILIGRKMGGINMIKTMMNTGFDLLMNVCLYLMAIAVLAGAISGLFSEFGVIALVNKLLSKIMKPIYDLPGASSLGMLNCYLSDNPAILTLAHDDNFRRYFKKYQMPALTNLGTAFGMGLITTTTMMGLNVEGAVTSALIGNLGAVIGSVVSVRLMMLATKKMYGTTEYVEVKSSVEIPENSRVVREGSAGSRFIQAILDGGKVGVDMGLSIIPGVVIICTLVIILTNGPGAEGVYTGAANEGVGILPWIGSKLSFILNPLFGFSSPEAIAVPITALGSTGAAIGTVAKMAAVGKVSGNDIAVFTAICMCWSGYISTHIAMMDALGTKEATGKALISHTIGGLVAGAAAHILYMLFHLF, from the coding sequence TTGGAAGAAAAGAATATTGGAAGATTCAAAAAAGATATTGGACTCGAAAACTTTCTTTGCCTTGGTTTATTCCTAACTTTTTTTATCTTAATTGGTAGAAAAATGGGTGGAATAAATATGATCAAAACTATGATGAATACAGGTTTTGACTTGCTTATGAACGTATGTCTTTACTTGATGGCGATTGCCGTATTGGCTGGAGCAATTTCAGGTCTATTCTCTGAATTTGGAGTAATAGCTCTTGTAAATAAACTTCTGTCAAAAATTATGAAACCTATTTATGACTTACCAGGAGCTTCATCTCTAGGTATGTTAAACTGTTACCTATCAGACAACCCTGCTATCTTAACATTAGCACATGATGATAACTTTAGACGTTATTTCAAAAAATATCAAATGCCAGCTCTTACAAATCTTGGAACTGCTTTTGGTATGGGTCTTATCACTACAACTACAATGATGGGACTTAATGTTGAAGGAGCTGTTACAAGTGCTTTAATCGGTAACTTGGGAGCAGTTATAGGTAGTGTAGTATCTGTTAGACTTATGATGCTTGCTACTAAAAAAATGTATGGAACGACTGAATATGTTGAAGTAAAATCAAGTGTTGAAATTCCAGAAAACTCAAGAGTTGTTAGAGAAGGTAGTGCAGGTTCAAGATTCATCCAAGCTATCCTTGATGGTGGAAAAGTTGGAGTTGATATGGGACTTTCAATTATTCCTGGCGTTGTAATAATTTGTACATTAGTTATTATTCTTACAAATGGACCTGGAGCTGAAGGAGTCTATACTGGGGCAGCTAACGAAGGTGTTGGCATTCTTCCATGGATAGGATCAAAATTATCTTTCATACTTAATCCATTATTCGGTTTCAGCTCTCCAGAAGCAATAGCAGTTCCAATAACTGCATTAGGCTCAACAGGAGCAGCAATAGGAACAGTTGCAAAAATGGCAGCAGTAGGAAAAGTTTCTGGAAACGACATTGCAGTATTCACTGCAATCTGTATGTGCTGGAGTGGATATATCTCAACTCACATTGCAATGATGGATGCACTTGGAACAAAAGAAGCAACAGGAAAAGCATTAATCAGCCATACAATTGGTGGATTAGTTGCCGGAGCTGCAGCACATATTTTATATATGTTGTTCCATTTATTCTAA
- a CDS encoding NAD(P)H-dependent glycerol-3-phosphate dehydrogenase: MKIAIIGCGRWGSFIAWYLDKIGNEVTLYGRKTSEKMKNFLENRKNNFLELPKSISLTTNINDVFNKDLIIISVGTQGLRDLLNENKDLFKEKNIPIILCMKGIEIKTGFTPTKIVKDILGENYSCGAWIGPGHVQDFTNGIPNCMVIDSDDRELVKKLVDSFSSNLIRFYYGTNLLGNEIGAASKNVIGIAAGMLDGFNLSSLKGALMSRGTREIARLIEKMGGDKSCAYGLCHLGDYEATVFSEFSNNRKFGEKFVKGESFEKLAEGYYTTKALMDLSEKYDVELPITNAVYEIIYNKKDPKEILDNLFKRSIKMEF, translated from the coding sequence ATGAAAATTGCTATTATAGGCTGTGGAAGATGGGGAAGTTTCATAGCTTGGTATTTAGATAAAATAGGGAATGAAGTTACTTTATATGGTAGAAAAACTTCAGAAAAGATGAAAAACTTTTTAGAGAATAGGAAAAATAATTTTCTTGAACTTCCTAAGTCAATTTCTTTAACAACTAATATAAATGATGTTTTTAATAAAGATTTAATCATTATTTCAGTTGGAACTCAAGGCTTAAGAGATTTATTAAATGAGAATAAAGACCTTTTTAAAGAGAAAAATATTCCAATTATTCTCTGTATGAAGGGAATTGAAATAAAAACAGGTTTTACTCCTACAAAAATTGTAAAAGATATTCTAGGAGAAAATTACTCTTGTGGTGCTTGGATTGGACCGGGACATGTTCAAGACTTTACAAATGGAATTCCGAATTGCATGGTAATTGACTCAGACGATAGGGAATTGGTTAAAAAATTAGTTGATTCTTTTTCAAGTAATTTAATTAGATTTTACTATGGAACTAATCTCTTGGGAAATGAAATCGGAGCAGCTTCAAAAAATGTAATAGGTATCGCTGCGGGAATGCTTGACGGATTTAATTTAAGCTCATTAAAGGGAGCGTTGATGTCAAGAGGAACAAGAGAAATTGCAAGACTTATTGAAAAAATGGGTGGAGATAAAAGCTGTGCATATGGACTTTGTCATCTTGGAGATTATGAAGCTACTGTTTTTTCCGAATTTAGTAATAACAGAAAATTTGGTGAAAAATTTGTAAAAGGAGAAAGTTTTGAAAAACTTGCAGAGGGTTATTACACAACAAAGGCATTAATGGACTTATCCGAAAAATACGACGTTGAATTGCCAATAACAAATGCAGTTTATGAAATAATATATAATAAAAAAGACCCAAAAGAAATTTTGGACAATCTTTTTAAAAGAAGTATAAAAATGGAATTTTAA
- a CDS encoding DUF2922 family protein, with protein MKKTLSMTLILEDGKNMAFTISNIKNISADEASDIIKTFDYKSVLAKDNLKVTGIKKANIISTSYDEVTVI; from the coding sequence ATGAAGAAAACATTAAGTATGACTCTAATATTAGAGGATGGAAAAAATATGGCATTTACAATTTCTAATATAAAAAATATATCAGCAGATGAAGCTTCTGATATTATAAAAACTTTTGATTATAAGTCAGTTTTGGCTAAGGATAATTTAAAAGTTACTGGAATTAAAAAGGCTAATATTATTTCAACAAGCTATGATGAAGTAACAGTAATCTAG